A window of Zalophus californianus isolate mZalCal1 chromosome 12, mZalCal1.pri.v2, whole genome shotgun sequence genomic DNA:
CAagaatttctcaacagaaactagGCTGGGAAAGGTGACTGATGAGGTGTAAAGTGTTAATCTGAAGTCAACCATTAGCATGGTCAGACCCGTGATTAATGGAGCCTGGAGATATTAACAGAACCAACCCCcccacgacacacacacacacacacacacacacacacacacacacacacacacatacccctacCCACTTCCTATTCCAGAACCTCTAAAACTCAGCCCTTTGGAAAACACAACAGTCCCAGATGCTCCTTTGCCCCACACACCTGGGCAATCTCGCCATACCCAACAACACCGGTGGGAAGCaagaacttttcaaaaaaaaaaaaaagtattaattttcCTTGGCAACTAAGCAAACAAGCTCCTTCCAGAACCATCAAGGAACATCCAAGGAATGGCAAGACTGACCTGTTTTGGGAGGGTTTCTTTTGACTTTCATCCAGTCAAAGGTCTGCGCTGGAGAAGACGTCTCTGATGTAGGGGAGCGACAGGCTTCTTGGTGGCTGGCGTGGAGAGGGGACAAGGAGTTATTATACGTGGCCAGGGCCAGGCTCTGGTGCTCTTGTCCATATGAGTGGTGAATGTACTGAGGCGAGCCCACCGCGCCCCCAGCATAaccctggtggtggtggtgatgctggaCCATGGGAGATGAGAGATTTCCAGAGTAAACTGCGGGAGCGCACGAGGGGTACCCACCACTTACTTCTGCTTCCTGATTTAACGCGTAAGGGCTGTAAGGCGCGCCGAAGTTCTGCGCGCCATAGCTTGGACCACAACTCGAATGGGAGTAGGACACCCCCAGGTTCCCGGGAGTCTGGTAGGTGGCCGGTtgggggtggtgatggtggtggtggtggggtgggctgATCTGCACCCCCCTGCCCACTAGGAAGCGGTCGTCGCCGCCACAGCTGTTAGCACTGACCGCGCACGACTGGAAAGTTGTAATTCCATGGTCGGAAGGGTAGGCTCGAGCTGAGCAGGTCCCTGAGTCGCCACCGCTGAGGATGGGGTATTCCAGGAAGGAGCTCATTCTTGCATTGTCCATCTGTCACTGAGGGACCGGGTCCTGCGAAGCCCTGGTTGACCGTGCCAACTTTCTCACTTCCTCCATGGGGCcggagaagaaaaatgatatgaaTGTACAGTGCGCAAGAGGGGGGGCGCGAGGGCGGAGGGCGCCGGGGGAGGGGCACGTGACTATGTCAGCCAATGGCGGAGCCTCCTGCGAAAGTTTGCGGCTCCCGCGGTGATGGATCACCATTTCAGTGGCATTTAAATCCCCGGCGCTCCTCAGTCTAGGTGACGCGCAGTCGCCCCC
This region includes:
- the HOXA1 gene encoding homeobox protein Hox-A1 isoform X1; the encoded protein is MDNARMSSFLEYPILSGGDSGTCSARAYPSDHGITTFQSCAVSANSCGGDDRFLVGRGVQISPPHHHHHHHPQPATYQTPGNLGVSYSHSSCGPSYGAQNFGAPYSPYALNQEAEVSGGYPSCAPAVYSGNLSSPMVQHHHHHQGYAGGAVGSPQYIHHSYGQEHQSLALATYNNSLSPLHASHQEACRSPTSETSSPAQTFDWMKVKRNPPKTGKVGEYGYVGQPNAVRTNFTTKQLTELEKEFHFNKYLTRARRVEIAASLQLNETQVKIWFQNRRMKQKKREKEGLLPISPATPPGSEEKAEESSEKSSSSPCIPSPGSSTSDTLTTSH
- the HOXA1 gene encoding homeobox protein Hox-A1 isoform X2, translated to MDNARMSSFLEYPILSGGDSGTCSARAYPSDHGITTFQSCAVSANSCGGDDRFLVGRGVQISPPHHHHHHHPQPATYQTPGNLGVSYSHSSCGPSYGAQNFGAPYSPYALNQEAEPPRSLSLPYIRDVFSSADL